In the genome of Spirochaetota bacterium, the window GGAGTAGAGAGTGTATCGTCAAGTGATGAAGAATATACGATAGACAATCAAACTAGCGCTTTAGTTCCACCTAAAGTCATATATACTCCGAAGATTGAATATCCTCTTTATGCGAAGTTAAGAGGGATACAGGGTAGTGTAGTTTTGTCCATAACTATTTCAACAAATGGAAGAGTTGTAGGTTCAAGAATAGTTTCTGGTAGTGGTAGTGAGTTGCTAGATACTTCTGCGGAGAGGTTCGTTAGGGGTGTATTGTTTGAGCCTGCAAGGGATGATAGAGGAAATCCAATCATTATTGAGACAACGTATATTGTCCATTTTGTCTTGAAGTAAGGTAGGAAGCAATAAATTTGTTTGGTAAAAGATTGGATTTTCATAATTTGCTAGTATGAGCAGAGATTATCTTGTAGTAATGGTATCAAGTATCATAACCTCAATCGTCAGTGCAGTTGGTATTATATTTATCCTGTTTTCACAGAATGTCCTTTCTGATAGTAGTAGGAATGTTATTTATCTACTTGTCGTAGTATTAGTTATTAATTTTATTTTAACTTCTATTTTGGCGCTGGTTAAGATTCCTAAGGGAGTATTGAAGGTTGTTTCATTGGGAGGTAACCTTCTGTTTTTTGCTATACCTTTCGTGAATAATATTCAGGATTTTGGTGTCTATCTTAAGATATTGTTCGTTTTAGTATTAACGTTTATTTTTCATCTAACGCTAGCAGATGGTTTGTCAAGTCAGTCTGCGAAGAATGTTAGGCTTTTTAATAATTTGTTAGACTTCCTTTACTCAAAGATAGTATGGATGTCTCTACTGTCTGTGGCCCTATCTATTTTTTTGTTAGATATTAATTTTCTATTCTTTTCAATAATGATGGTAGTAGTAGTTTCTGTCTTTGAGGAAGTTAAGAGGTATTTGGTCGTGTCTAAAAATCAAGAGTATCAAGGGAATGATATTATACTTGTAAATGTAAATTCTATCGTTTCGTCAATAACCAAGAAACTTGAAGATAACACATCGCTTCTAAACGCTCTCAAACTCCAGATTGATATATTTTCAAACTCCAAGAAAGAGATATACTCAAGTATAGAGTCTGTCAAAATGGATATAACTAGCAGTATATCTGATATTGAGAGGTATGAAGAATTCTATGAACAGTTGATACAGAGTATGAGTGTGGTTATAGGTAATTACTCAAACTATATTCTTGGGATTGAATATCATCTGTCAAAGATTAGAAATCTGTTAGACAGTTCGCAGAAGTTGTTTTCAAGCTTTCAGGATAGAATATCTTTGAAAATCTCAAAGAGGGAAGAAATTTTTAGAATCTTTAATGAGACAAATCCAATACTAGACTCATTACTTAATAAAGTTGATTCAATATCTGAGATATTGACGAATATAATATCAGATGAAACATATCTTTCTGAAAATCTTTCGCGAATATCTGAGGAGTTGAGTGCTTTAAATGTTATCTCAACGAATGCACAAATAGAGTCTTTCAAGACGAAAGGTTCTAAGACAATGAATACTATCATCAATGAGATAACTTCTATACAAAACAATATACGAGGTTATGTTACATCAATGCAAGAACTTTTTACTCGTGTTAAGGGACTTTTTGATTACTTGATGTCGGCATCAAGTAGTATAGTGAAACATTCTGATAGAGTAAAATACAGCATAGGGACTATAAAAAATAATCTGGACGATATCATGCAAGTATTCTCAACGGAGATGTTGAAACTTTCGGATATAGATAAAAATTTTAATGAGATCAATAATTCTATTTCACATTCCTATGAGCAGATAAGAGGTTTCAGAGAGTTTTTAGAAAAGATTAGCACAAGTTTATCAACCCTATCAGAGGCAAAAGAAAAACTTTCAATGATGAGGACTACTTTAAACAATATACTTATAGTTCTTGAAGAGATACAACAGAATGTATCAGAAACCTAGAATATTTGCTAAAAAGGATACCATATCTATTTTGTTTTCAGAAGAACTTTTTTTGATCTTTGACTACGAGGGAAGGCTTTTTCTGGTTTTTGACAAAGGTAGAGTTTTTAGGAGGAGTTTTGATAATGTAATACTTTCTTCTAACACTCTGAACCAGGAAGATAGATATTTTCTTAACAGTGATAAGGCTAACGAAATCTTGAGATACTATACTAGACTTGCGAGAGAGGTATTAGAGAAGGGCAACTATTATATTCACTCGCAGTATGTTGAGACAAATCTAGTTAAAAGGGTTATTGAAATAATTCAAGAGATGGATGAGAAGAAGTTAGAAGAGGATGGAATGAGGTTTAGAAGTATATTCAAACCTATAACAATCTTGCCACCAGAGAATTATCTATCATTATACATTCCGATCACTCAAGGTTGCTCTTATAATAGGTGTAGCTTTTGTAATCTTTACAGAGACAGGAGCTTTCGGATAAAATCCGAGAGTGAAGTTAAAACTGAACTTGAGAAAATTGTTGATTTCTTTGGATCCTCTTTACTGACTAGAAGAGGTATATTCATCGGTGAAGGTAATGTATTCGTTGAGAAGACAAAGGATATAATTGAGAAAATTGAGTTTATAAAAAACTTCTTGAGGGGTAATAGATACATAACTTTTGACTTAAATGATGCGTTTTATGGATTTATGGATACATTCCATACTAGAAAGAGTATAGAAGAACTAGAAGGACTTAAGAATGTTGGTGTTAGGAAAGTATATATTGGTCTTGAGAGTGGTAGTGATTACATACTTTCAAACTTCCTTCTTAAGCCTTCAACTTCCTCTGATGTTGTGAAGACAGTTAACAACGTAAAGAAAGTTGGTATGAGTGTAGGGGTGATAGTGATTGTAGGGGTAGGAGGTAGAAATTATAGAGAAGAGCATTTTAAGAAGACGATGGAGGTTATAAGTCAAATGGACGTATCTTTAGGGGATTCTATCTATCTCTCGCCTATTGTAGAGTATCAGAACCTTGAGTATAAAAGTATTGCTAGCAAGATAGGGATAGATAGTATGACAAGGGAAGAGATTGAAGAGGAAACAAATCGTTTCAGGAATGCTATAATTGGTGTCAAGATGACAAAAGTGCCGGTTTATAAGGTTGATAAGTTTTTGTATTCGTAATCCTTGAACTTATCTCTTATTCTCTTGAGGCTTACACCTACATTACTTACTGTCATATTGAGTAATTTCGCAACATCAGAATATCCACATAGGGTATTAATTTTCTTGAGTTTGTCTAGGAGTTTTTGACTCGGTTTTTGCTGGAGTAGTTGTATTATCTTTCTCCTTTTTGCTTGCTTCTTACTTACTCTTGCTAAAATCTCTTCATATTCTGATAAAACTCTTTCTATTGGTTTGTTTGTGTATTTTGATATTAGTTTTATATCCTCTGGTGTGAGTTCAAATATAAATGTTTTTATAATCAGTTTTGAGAATTCATCCAGAGTCTCAAAGAATGCTAATGCTTTTTTAAGTCTTTCATCGTTGTAGTTGCTACTATCCTCTTGGTCAGATAGTATGTGGAAAATATTATACTCACTTAAATCAGACTCGTATATCATCTTCAAGGATTTTCTTTGGAATGCTAGGAAATTTTTGTAATGGTTTATAAGAACTGATGTTAAGTAGGTTGTAAATTTGTATCCTTTGTCCTTGAATTTGAGTATTGAGGTTTCTAGTCTCTCCATAAAGTATGTGTAGAAATCACTTGCATCGTCCCTTTTAGCATTATAAACCACGATAGGGAAGTTATAGACATAAAGTGAAATTTCTTTTATTATACTGTTTATAACGGAATTATTACCATTTTGGTATTCTAGGATTAGTGTTTTTATTCTGTCTTCATCAATTTTTGCCATCTCTTTGAGTTAAAGCATATTTTGTATTTCTTCTTCCTTAATAGGTTTGACGATATACATGTTCTGTTCTTCGGAGAGTCTTATTATCTCACCATCATCTATTTTAGTTCCGAACTCGTCATAGACTACTT includes:
- a CDS encoding sigma-70 family RNA polymerase sigma factor, whose translation is MAKIDEDRIKTLILEYQNGNNSVINSIIKEISLYVYNFPIVVYNAKRDDASDFYTYFMERLETSILKFKDKGYKFTTYLTSVLINHYKNFLAFQRKSLKMIYESDLSEYNIFHILSDQEDSSNYNDERLKKALAFFETLDEFSKLIIKTFIFELTPEDIKLISKYTNKPIERVLSEYEEILARVSKKQAKRRKIIQLLQQKPSQKLLDKLKKINTLCGYSDVAKLLNMTVSNVGVSLKRIRDKFKDYEYKNLSTL
- a CDS encoding energy transducer TonB, with the translated sequence MIRYVIISTLIHVFLIIVIFGFPRLFVFEKHRGDTNITSIRVSLNNYEFKSVDSRKKEFFSDNLQSVRVQESEVRFDEEKEGLLSGVESVSSSDEEYTIDNQTSALVPPKVIYTPKIEYPLYAKLRGIQGSVVLSITISTNGRVVGSRIVSGSGSELLDTSAERFVRGVLFEPARDDRGNPIIIETTYIVHFVLK
- a CDS encoding radical SAM protein; this encodes MKRYNRMYQKPRIFAKKDTISILFSEELFLIFDYEGRLFLVFDKGRVFRRSFDNVILSSNTLNQEDRYFLNSDKANEILRYYTRLAREVLEKGNYYIHSQYVETNLVKRVIEIIQEMDEKKLEEDGMRFRSIFKPITILPPENYLSLYIPITQGCSYNRCSFCNLYRDRSFRIKSESEVKTELEKIVDFFGSSLLTRRGIFIGEGNVFVEKTKDIIEKIEFIKNFLRGNRYITFDLNDAFYGFMDTFHTRKSIEELEGLKNVGVRKVYIGLESGSDYILSNFLLKPSTSSDVVKTVNNVKKVGMSVGVIVIVGVGGRNYREEHFKKTMEVISQMDVSLGDSIYLSPIVEYQNLEYKSIASKIGIDSMTREEIEEETNRFRNAIIGVKMTKVPVYKVDKFLYS